From Granulicella sp. WH15, the proteins below share one genomic window:
- a CDS encoding TonB-dependent receptor, whose protein sequence is MKRVTKNLFLALVLASTVTFAPVGLMPVGFAQQTQATMTGQVTDPSGATVAGAQVTITNVDTGNSRVIETSSSGRYNVTNLNPGHYSLTVKMAGFTEKVLKGITLEVAQNGQQDVALSLGAATDVVTVNASAAITETEDSSQGGVIDNQKVVGLPLNQRTFYSLALLEPAAYLPGQSSTLGFRGGFNVAGNNETANTFTVNGIDDNDQNVMAPSFRPSVETIQEFKLLTGVYSAEYGRTSGGQVVVITKGGTNAFHGDVFEFIRNSQFDAKNYFTVPGTPTTFRRNQFGATIGGPIRKDKTFFFFGYEGLRLAQPTVVGGSVPNPAMLNGDFSTVCTSGFNSAGLCNTASQQLYSIVPPSGSGKLYARGNPYLRNQIPLSDFSTRGLALLKFYPKPDAGQNLAAVATPSYTLNEERTENIDQYSARVDHKISDKDSLLVQYNYFNDPSFEPSNSLCSSGQIPGFGCTVNQISTLAGVNEIHVFSEHWLNEFRFGYDRLEQPRIGEDYNKAFPAVPGAFNDASVSQVGTIPVTSVTGLSTIHPYGNLPQHRWDNHYNLVNNTTWSHGNHTVKFGINLLQARYSIVFVSNGTSNFAFTGPSASNNNISTGSPIADLALGYATTSSRNTSAPRMHYFYTSTAGYIQDDWKATPHLTINMGVRYEYFSPTQDRANQFESYRLPTAPGLPGSVVVAGVGGYGSKIYNDDINNVGPRLGLSWQPYGNAKTVVHASYGIYYNSPAIGNGVNLGQGDGAPFRLAQSFTSRTTATAQTQIQMDNNPFPFTGSVPDGSTAHPFTNTTFTGIDPNFATLYMNEYGADVQTELTPTMTLTLGYLGNQGVRLPRLVEPNQGIVTAASATSVTSYYPLSTLADGKTAVPLLGPVGALNYYYSLSPTGTAVSYYVSNGHSNFNAMTVKLQQHYHDGLTFNVAYTWSHSIDNAPGYASTSAASSGTPQDSRNLPGEKGTSDFNVGSRIVISPVYELPFGKNKQFLTHGIAAALAGGWQLSGIYTYDTGRPFTVSMPNNNRSGSGVGADRPNLIGNPNNGPKTVAQWFNTAAFAPNNFGQFGTAGRNIVIGPTYTDTDVAIQRMFDITERYHVSFRAESFNVFNTPTFFNPLAATTYNYGTTRFGQLTTANDPRSMQFSAKILF, encoded by the coding sequence ATGAAGCGTGTTACGAAGAACCTCTTCCTCGCTCTTGTGCTTGCCAGTACGGTGACATTTGCGCCAGTCGGCTTGATGCCGGTTGGCTTTGCTCAGCAGACCCAGGCCACTATGACTGGCCAGGTGACGGACCCTTCGGGCGCTACGGTGGCAGGTGCCCAAGTAACCATTACGAACGTGGATACGGGGAATAGCCGTGTAATTGAGACCAGCAGCTCTGGCCGCTATAACGTGACCAACCTGAACCCCGGCCACTACTCTTTGACGGTGAAGATGGCCGGATTCACGGAGAAGGTGCTGAAGGGCATCACGCTGGAGGTTGCTCAGAACGGGCAGCAGGATGTGGCTCTTTCGCTGGGCGCGGCCACCGACGTGGTGACGGTAAACGCTTCGGCGGCGATCACCGAGACGGAGGACTCCTCGCAGGGCGGCGTTATCGACAACCAAAAGGTCGTCGGGCTGCCTTTGAATCAGCGTACGTTCTACTCGCTGGCACTGCTTGAGCCAGCGGCTTATCTGCCGGGCCAGTCCTCGACGCTGGGCTTCCGCGGCGGATTCAACGTGGCGGGTAATAACGAGACGGCCAATACCTTTACCGTCAACGGTATCGACGACAACGACCAGAACGTGATGGCCCCGTCGTTCCGTCCGTCGGTGGAGACGATCCAGGAGTTCAAGTTGCTGACGGGCGTGTACTCGGCTGAGTACGGGCGCACGTCGGGCGGACAGGTGGTCGTCATCACCAAGGGCGGAACCAATGCCTTCCACGGCGACGTCTTCGAGTTCATTCGCAACTCTCAGTTCGACGCGAAGAACTACTTTACGGTGCCCGGAACTCCCACGACCTTCCGCCGGAATCAATTCGGCGCAACGATCGGCGGCCCGATCCGCAAGGACAAGACGTTCTTCTTCTTCGGGTATGAAGGTCTTCGCCTCGCCCAGCCGACGGTTGTCGGCGGTTCGGTTCCGAACCCGGCCATGCTGAACGGCGACTTCAGCACGGTCTGTACCTCGGGATTCAACTCTGCGGGCCTCTGCAATACGGCTTCGCAGCAGCTCTATAGCATCGTGCCTCCCAGTGGATCGGGCAAGCTCTATGCGCGAGGGAATCCGTATCTCCGGAATCAGATTCCTTTGAGTGATTTCAGCACGCGTGGGCTGGCATTATTGAAGTTCTACCCGAAGCCCGATGCCGGTCAGAACCTGGCCGCTGTCGCGACTCCGAGCTATACGCTGAACGAGGAGCGGACCGAGAACATCGACCAGTACTCGGCGCGCGTCGACCATAAGATCTCCGACAAGGACTCGCTGCTGGTCCAGTACAACTACTTCAACGACCCGTCGTTCGAGCCTTCGAACTCGCTCTGCTCCTCGGGGCAGATTCCGGGATTCGGTTGCACGGTGAACCAGATCTCGACCCTGGCGGGCGTCAACGAGATCCACGTCTTCAGCGAGCACTGGCTGAATGAGTTCCGGTTCGGTTACGACCGGCTGGAGCAGCCCCGTATCGGAGAGGATTACAACAAGGCGTTTCCCGCGGTTCCCGGCGCCTTCAACGATGCCTCGGTGAGCCAGGTCGGCACCATTCCTGTGACCAGCGTGACGGGCCTGTCGACGATTCACCCCTATGGCAACCTGCCGCAGCATCGTTGGGATAACCACTACAACCTAGTCAACAACACGACCTGGTCGCATGGGAACCACACGGTCAAGTTCGGCATTAACCTGCTGCAGGCGCGCTACTCAATCGTCTTCGTCTCGAACGGCACCAGTAACTTCGCCTTCACTGGTCCTTCGGCCAGCAACAATAATATTTCGACGGGCAGCCCGATCGCCGATCTGGCGCTTGGGTACGCCACCACGTCGAGCCGCAATACCAGCGCGCCGCGGATGCACTACTTCTATACCAGCACGGCGGGTTACATCCAGGACGACTGGAAGGCGACGCCGCACCTGACGATCAACATGGGCGTGCGCTACGAGTACTTCAGCCCGACGCAGGATCGTGCTAACCAGTTCGAGAGCTATCGGTTGCCGACAGCGCCCGGACTTCCGGGAAGCGTGGTCGTTGCAGGCGTTGGTGGTTACGGCTCCAAGATCTACAACGACGACATTAATAATGTCGGGCCGCGCCTCGGCCTCTCCTGGCAGCCCTATGGAAATGCCAAGACCGTGGTTCACGCCAGCTATGGCATCTACTACAACTCGCCGGCGATCGGAAACGGCGTCAACCTTGGCCAGGGAGACGGCGCTCCCTTCCGGCTCGCCCAGAGTTTTACGAGCCGGACGACGGCGACCGCACAGACCCAGATCCAGATGGACAATAACCCATTCCCCTTCACGGGTTCGGTGCCAGACGGCTCGACGGCTCATCCGTTTACGAATACGACCTTCACAGGTATCGATCCGAACTTTGCGACTCTCTATATGAATGAGTACGGCGCGGATGTGCAGACAGAACTGACGCCGACGATGACGCTTACGCTTGGCTACCTGGGAAATCAGGGAGTCCGCCTGCCGCGTCTGGTCGAACCGAATCAGGGTATTGTGACAGCGGCATCGGCGACGTCAGTGACCAGTTACTATCCGCTGAGCACGTTGGCGGATGGCAAGACTGCTGTGCCGCTGCTTGGTCCAGTCGGAGCACTTAACTATTACTATTCGCTCTCTCCTACCGGCACGGCGGTCTCTTACTACGTCAGCAATGGGCACTCTAACTTCAACGCGATGACGGTGAAGCTGCAGCAGCACTATCACGATGGGCTTACCTTCAATGTTGCCTATACCTGGTCGCACTCCATCGACAACGCTCCTGGCTATGCCAGCACCAGCGCGGCGTCGAGCGGTACGCCCCAGGACTCTCGCAATCTACCGGGGGAGAAGGGAACATCGGACTTCAATGTAGGTTCGCGTATTGTGATCAGCCCGGTATATGAGCTGCCCTTCGGTAAGAACAAGCAGTTTCTAACTCACGGTATAGCGGCGGCGCTCGCGGGTGGATGGCAGCTTTCGGGTATCTATACCTATGACACGGGACGCCCGTTCACGGTCTCCATGCCGAATAACAACCGTTCCGGCTCCGGTGTAGGTGCCGATCGTCCTAACCTGATCGGTAACCCGAACAACGGTCCTAAGACGGTGGCGCAGTGGTTCAATACCGCCGCGTTTGCTCCGAATAACTTTGGCCAGTTCGGTACGGCAGGGCGCAATATCGTGATCGGGCCGACTTACACCGATACCGACGTTGCGATCCAGCGTATGTTCGACATCACGGAGCGGTATCACGTCTCGTTCCGTGCCGAGTCGTTCAATGTCTTCAATACGCCGACCTTCTTCAACCCACTCGCTGCCACTACCTATAACTACGGAACGACCAGGTTCGGTCAGTTGACTACGGCGAATGACCCACGATCGATGCAGTTCAGCGCAAAGATCCTCTTCTAA
- a CDS encoding alkaline phosphatase family protein, producing MIRKFLALSLSTTIVLTGCSTGTSQPASTAPAPVAAVPVTSSQVIKHVVVIFGENISFDHYFGTYPNAANLPGETPFTAATGTPTKTTNYISTPSLLTANPNLNKANNVQADPANGYISVASNPFRLAPAQAGTGDQDHNYGPEQTAFDNGKMDLFPLSVGTSDQSVSANFGTSTNAPAIANTNALTMGYYDGNTVTAMWNYAQHYALNDHSFGTTFGASTQGAINLVSGQTNGVATYTTGAASGVVADGQGGYTLVGDEDPAGDTCSSASANVSMSGKNIGDLLNAAGVSWGFFEGGFNLGVTNANGTTGCGRSTAAVNIPGNLLKADYIPHHEPFQYYPSTANPTHIRPASVAVIGTAADTGAKTANHQYDIQDFDAALAAGNLPAVSFLKAPGFQDGHASYSDPLDEQTFVVNEVNAIEKSPFWTSTAIILAYDDSDGWYDHISNVINGSQTSFDSYTSAGICGSASLVASALPGPNSAGKPVQGRCGFGPRLPLLVISPWSNKNYIDSNTTDQSSITRFIEDTFLGGKRIGGGSFDASAGSLDSMFNFSNNVAPNPSVVLLNPTTGAVTSGN from the coding sequence ATGATTCGCAAGTTTTTAGCTCTTAGCCTGTCCACGACCATAGTTCTGACCGGATGCAGCACTGGCACCAGCCAGCCCGCTTCAACAGCTCCGGCACCGGTCGCCGCCGTTCCCGTCACCAGCTCGCAGGTCATCAAGCACGTCGTCGTCATCTTCGGAGAGAACATCTCCTTCGATCACTACTTCGGCACCTACCCCAACGCCGCCAATCTCCCCGGAGAGACCCCCTTCACCGCGGCCACCGGCACCCCGACCAAGACAACGAACTACATCTCGACCCCGTCTCTGCTCACCGCCAATCCGAACCTGAACAAGGCCAATAACGTCCAGGCCGATCCGGCCAACGGCTACATCTCCGTAGCCTCCAACCCCTTCCGCCTCGCCCCGGCCCAGGCCGGCACCGGCGACCAGGATCACAACTACGGGCCTGAGCAGACCGCCTTCGACAACGGCAAGATGGACCTCTTCCCCCTTTCCGTCGGAACCTCGGACCAGAGCGTCAGCGCGAACTTCGGCACCTCCACCAACGCGCCCGCCATCGCCAACACCAACGCCCTCACCATGGGCTACTATGACGGCAACACCGTCACCGCCATGTGGAACTACGCGCAGCACTACGCGCTCAACGACCACTCCTTCGGCACCACCTTCGGCGCCTCCACCCAGGGAGCCATCAACCTCGTCTCCGGCCAGACCAACGGCGTCGCCACCTACACCACCGGCGCGGCCTCCGGCGTCGTGGCCGACGGCCAGGGCGGCTACACCCTCGTCGGCGACGAAGATCCCGCGGGCGACACCTGCTCCTCGGCCAGCGCCAACGTCAGCATGTCCGGCAAGAACATCGGCGACCTGCTGAATGCGGCTGGCGTCTCCTGGGGCTTCTTCGAGGGCGGCTTCAACCTCGGCGTCACCAACGCCAACGGCACCACCGGCTGCGGCCGCAGCACTGCCGCCGTCAACATCCCCGGCAACCTGCTGAAGGCCGACTACATCCCCCACCACGAGCCTTTCCAGTACTACCCCAGCACCGCCAACCCCACCCACATCCGTCCCGCTTCGGTCGCCGTCATCGGCACCGCGGCTGATACCGGAGCCAAGACCGCCAACCACCAGTACGACATCCAGGACTTCGACGCAGCTCTTGCCGCCGGCAACCTGCCCGCAGTCAGCTTCCTGAAGGCCCCCGGCTTCCAGGACGGCCACGCCAGCTACTCCGATCCCCTCGACGAGCAGACCTTCGTCGTCAACGAAGTCAACGCCATCGAGAAGTCTCCCTTCTGGACTTCGACGGCCATCATCCTGGCCTACGACGACTCCGACGGCTGGTACGATCACATCTCCAACGTCATCAACGGCTCGCAGACGAGCTTTGATTCCTACACCAGCGCCGGAATCTGCGGCTCGGCCTCCCTGGTCGCGTCTGCTCTGCCCGGCCCCAACTCCGCCGGCAAGCCGGTGCAGGGACGCTGCGGCTTCGGTCCTCGCCTGCCTCTGCTGGTCATCTCGCCCTGGTCCAACAAGAACTACATCGACAGCAACACCACCGACCAGTCCTCCATCACCCGCTTCATCGAGGACACCTTCCTCGGCGGCAAGCGGATCGGCGGCGGCTCCTTTGACGCGTCGGCTGGCTCGCTGGACAGCATGTTCAACTTCAGCAACAACGTCGCTCCCAACCCGAGCGTCGTCCTGCTGAACCCGACCACCGGCGCAGTCACCTCCGGCAACTAA